One part of the Magallana gigas chromosome 5, xbMagGiga1.1, whole genome shotgun sequence genome encodes these proteins:
- the LOC105335206 gene encoding uncharacterized protein — MEWELSTASVHKIRTQLKLSRTINGSTCIVHFPKGVSDLFDDRSPDSSRKHIPVLRFLRLFDLSMQINDASLPGDPNIYLENKTAFADKFIYVASSKLEIHQSFYTSSCLHLPFDCYTTLQYVGKSSHCKMLEIKNKFNMQWFARLFQQNIRIDPVTRKPLELDPSWREKYGPMCTGSSFVMEKLRRPDICAAIDHYKIQTSDIDSQNHTNWLAYVQICMNVCKQGLDQNLFSRLLIKNVENGLKEFQIRYENEALVDEEVVVHAWETSGRCDQLCFELTRGCDVCIQATMTFHRSLINNCHFYSQKAKI, encoded by the exons tGTACATAAAATCAGAACACAACTGAAATTAAGCCGCACCATCAACGGATCCACATGTATCGTTCATTTTCCAAAAGGTGTCTCAGACCTGTTTGATGATCGCTCACCGGATTCAAGCA gaaagcACATTCCAGTACTACGGTTTCTTCGACTGTTTGACTTATCAATGCAAATCAATGATGCATCTTTGCCAGGAGATCCCAATATCTATCTCGAAAATAAAACGGCCTTTGCTGACAAATTTATATACGTTGCCTCAAGTAAACTGGAAATTCACCAAAGCTTTTACACGTCATCTTGTTTGCATCTACCATTTGACTGCTACACTACATTGCAGTACGTTGGGAAAAGTTCGCATTGCAAAATgcttgaaatcaaaaataaattcaatatgcAATGGTTTGCAAGACTGTTTCAGCAAAACATCAGAATCGATCCGGTCACCAGAAAACCTCTAGAACTCGACCCTTCTTGGCGAGAAAAGTATGGCCCTATGTGTACTGGTTCTTCGTTTGTTATGGAAAAATTACGCCGACCCGATATATGCGCGGCAATAGACCACTACAAGATTCAAACATCGGACATTGACAGCCAAAACCACACCAACTGGCTTGCTTATGTTCAGATTTGTATGAATGTCTGCAAACAAGGTCTAGACCAGAACCTATTTAGCAGACTTTTAATTAAGAACGTTGAAAATGGGTTGAAGGAGTTCCAGATAAGGTACGAAAACGAGGCTTTGGTGGATGAAGAGGTCGTAGTTCACGCTTGGGAGACTTCGGGTAGATGTGATCAACTATGTTTTGAGCTAACTAGGGGATGCGATGTGTGTATCCAAGCAACCATGACTTTTCATCGAAGTTTAATTAATAATTGTcacttttattcacaaaaagcaAAGATATAA